TGGCTAGGTTTGAGTGTATCCTATATCTAGGGAGTATGCACTTTGCttcattatgattttatttcaatgattacttttttttttaattaattgggaTATGAGAAATGGGAAATAGCCCAATTGCAATCTAGGGTTAGATATTGAAAtgaattaattatgaaattaatagatggattaataaaaataataataataatagagtaTGAAGAGCTTAAAGCGTAAGCTAGCTTGTTGAATGTGGATGGCTATGTATTGTCTGGTAGccgatagagagagagagagagagagagagagagagagagagagagagagagagagggcggACGCTTTCAGAATCTTTTCATTGGCTGCATACAACAACATCGTCCAGTCTTTGCACCCACGTGACGCTTCCCTCGCTCGAGACCCTACACAGATCTTCCGTATCCATAAGTGGGCccctttttctctctctcccaAGCCCCCAATGGTCCCACTTTTGCCATTTCATCCCCCTCATCGCACACACGTGTATCCTATTCCACGCACGTGATATCCACGTGTTCCCCCTCTCCCTCCGTTATCTCTCCCTCGTGTTGTCCTATAAATTCAGGACATGCTAGACATCATAGAGTAAAGAACCCCCGCCCCCCTCCTTCTCTCTCTACATTCTTCCCAGATcgagcaaagaaagaaaaaataagctCTAATGTTGTTGAATTTCTTTTAGTTCAATTCCTCTGCTTCTCTTCTTTACATACGTATGTGTATCTGCAGAGGCATGAGTGTGCGTTATCTTTGCAACTGCTACGTGAAAAAAGGCCAAGAGCTAGAGATTAAAGAGCACCAAATCTTTAAAGCGGAATCCCGCTTACGTTAGCTCCCACAACATTTTgttctcttcctcctcctcctcctcctcctcttctttatTTACTACATCCACAACTACCCAACTCCGCCGCCTGCCTCTTCTCTCCGCCGGTGTGCGCATTTTTTCTAACCCTTCACAGCTTTTTCTATCTTATAGTAGTAGAAGATAAAACAAAGACGCATTTACAAATGGAAATTAATAAGCTTCTTTTGACATTTGCTATTTGTCGGTTGATCGTAACCGTGGGGTTGACCGTGGACCCCGCGGAGCTTCTCCGGCTAGGAGTCGACGGTCAACTAAGTGTTGACCCCTCAGACGTGGAAATCGCTTCTGTCGATTTCGGCTTGCTTAGCCGAGCCGAGCCTATGGCAGTATTGCACCCAGCTTCTGCAGAAGACATAGCACGGCTTGTTCGCTCTGCTTATAATTCAGCTACTGGATTCACGGTGTCTGCTAGAGGTCATGGGCATTCCATAAATGGCCAAGCACAGACGAGTAGTGGTGTAGTGATTGAGATGAGCCGCCGCCGGTCTAGAGGAAGTCAGCTCGGCTTCGGCAATCCGAATCCTCCTCAGGTTTCAGTGAAAGAGATGCATGCGGACGTGTGGGGAGGAGAGCTTTGGATAGATGTATTGAGGAGTACACTAGAGTATGGACTCGCACCAAAATCATGGACAGATTACTTGTACCTTTCAGTTGGTGGTACCTTATCTAATGCAGGGATTAGTGGGCAAGCTTTCAATCATGGTCCTCAAATCAGCAATGTTCATGAACTCGACGTCGTTACAGGTTACAACTCACttcctttgcatggatgtttataaaattatcttCAACTAGATGAGGTATTCTGTTGACATGGGATGATTAGACAGTTTTTGTCtcgagtgtttttttttttttttccttttaaagttATTATTCAAGAATCCTGGCGAGATAACTGAAACTGTTTATTGTCtgctttaatttttgaaaaatgggTACTTGTAATTTGGTGTCCTGTAATGAAATAAGATTGTAATGTCAGGTAAAGGTGAGATCTTGACATGTTCAGAGGATGAAAACTCAGAGCTGTTCCATGCCGTTCTTGGTGGTTTGGGTCAGTTTGGCATCATCACTAGGGCCAGAATTTCTCTTGAACCTGCTCCCCAAAGGGTATATATTCTTTTATCTTTCTCTCTCTGTCTCCCTATAATATTTGAACCAACAATAATTTAAAACCATACTAAATTAcagagataataataataataataataagtaaaataaataaatttcctaGTATAGTTAGTGACGAAACCAGAAAAGCTAGTTGGGTCCATTTCCTACAAGCTTTTTTAACCCATTCAAACGGCTGTTCTAAAGCTGGCAATGTTGTTGACATCTCCTTTTGCCTTCTAACGTAgtctctctttttatttatatatatatatttttttctggggtgttttatttatttatattattgatgTAGGTGAGGTGGATCAGAGTACTGTACTCCAGCTTTTCGTCTTTTGCCAGAGACCAAGAGTATCTAATTTCTCTGTATGGAAACCCACCAACCCAAAAATTCGATTACGTTGAGGGTTTTGTTATTGTAGAGGAAGGTCTCATTAATAATTGGAGATCCTCTTTCTTTTCTCCTCGAAACCCAGTCAAGATTAGCTCTATTGCTGCTGATGGTGGTGTGCTTTATTGCTTGGAAATCACCAAGAATTATCACCAATCCAATGTGGACACTATTGATCAGGTAtgtacttattttttttaattaattttcccTGGTAGTTACGGGATCATGGTATGTCAGTTAACTAATTAAGTTTACGTACAAATTAAGAATCACAGTAAAATAAACAAATGCTAAAGCATGCAAGATATTtggtattttaattaaatataagtgTAAGTAAATCTAAACCTCACCAAACCCACCAAATTATTCTcctctaatttttatattttattttcttgtggGTGTACTTTGATTAATTGCTTATTCTAATcacaataacaataataataattattgtatGAATTGAGAGTGCAGGAAGTAGAGTCTCTGTTAAAGAAGCTGAATTTCATTCCATCATCAGTGTTCACGACGGATCTGCCTTACGTGGATTTCTTGGACAGAGTCCACGACGCCGAGTTGAAGCTTCGGTCTAAAGGTTTGTGGGACGTTCCTCATCCTTGGCTCAACCTCTTTGTCCCTAAATCAAGGATCGCTGATTTTGACAAGGGAGTCTTCAAGGGCATTTTGGACAATAAAACAAGTGGACCCATCCTTATTTACCCCATGAACACAAACAAGTAAGtatctttaattaattaattcactGATTAACAAATgggtataaataaaaataaaaaataaaaaattgggtGCCACAATTTTAACAGAAATGAAGATGGATTTTGTCACTTGATTCTTGTTTATAACATTTGGGCATCAAAAGACAAAAACGTCATCGTTTGCTCTGACTTGCCCCCCCTTGCAGTCTCAGGAGATGCAACGAGTTGATGGTGATAAAACAGGAATTGACAGGATTGTTAATTTTGTTAGTGATTAAACTGATAATTAATGAAGCAGCCTTTAGCTTAAGGGACCCACTCTAAATGGTGGTCCTAGAATAAGAGGGAGACACGTGGTCCACATGCAAAATGGCCAACACCACAAAAGAGATGAATAATCAAGAGCCAGCTAGGACTGACAAACACTTTTCTCTTTTGTTGACTGGAACCCAACAAATCGACGGTAACGATTAACCAAGTGGGAAGATTCTCGTGTCAGGAGATCTTCCCCGTGGACCCTCCCTGATGGGATTGCTACCCATGTCCTGTTACTTTGGTAGTTCCACAAATTTTGCAGTTACTACAATCCAACTACCCCCGTTCCTTCTGAACCATCAAATCAAAATCTCTCACTCAATCTCTCTTCATCTCTGTGATTATACAAGCGTAATCTTGACGATGATGATCGATGATACCGTGCAGGTGGGATCAGAGGAGCTCCGCGGTGACGCCCGATGAGGACGTGTTTTATTTGGTGGCGTTTTTAAGATCAGCTCTGGATAATGGAGAGGAGACCCAGACATTGGAGTATCTAAGCAATCAGAACCGTCAGATACTCAGATTCTGTGATGATGCAGGGATCAAGGTGAAGCAATATTTACCTCATTACACTACTCAGCAACAGTGGGTGGACCACTTTGGTGATAAGTGGTCCCAGTTTTACAAGAAGAAAATGGAATTTGATCCCCGGCGCATTTTAGCAACTGGCCAACGTATATTCACGCCCTCCTTTCTagcttcttcatcttcttctgctAACGTGGCCCCGTGGTAATCGAGTTGACGACACGCACAGATATTTTTACTTACAGTACACCACCTAATATAGCATATACTGACTTAGGAATATCTTGTACATGAGGGCAATATGGGAAATCGAAATAGTTAataatgatattattattaaggATTTAATAGGAGAAAATGGGAAAGGGTTTTGTTTTTACAGTGGGGTGGGGCTGTGGAGGATATGTTGCCTGTATGGGTGCAATTGAGATCAGACGGAGGAGAGAGGGATGGGGTCCAGAGATGATGGAGGAACACATGTCATGTCATGTAGTTGACTGGAGTGACTGACCCCTGTGATCTCGACCGGTCGTCTGCAGCTTCTTTAAGCACAGCTCATACTATGGTGGTTCCAGTTCCATCCTTTTGGCTGTTTTTAACCCTTTTGGCTTTCTACCAAATTCAACCACCATGTAATTTGCTTgtagttaaaatattattttgtcatCTTAAGAAATTACTAATTAGCAATCATTACCACAATGTTTTTTAACATTATGATTCTAGTATGGTAAAAGTTCAATCATAAATTGCTGATTGATCACTTGATCTCATTTTGTTCGGTACAAGGTTGGACAAAATCACCCATCAGTAAAGAGCTTGACATTGAGCAGCCATAAACCAAAACTGCCAGTTAACACACACTGCACTTTTAATCCCAGTGTCCTCATGTTATTCTCTTGCAATCTCTGTTTGTTTTTCATCTAAAAAGCTTATATCTTGTCTAAGATAGCCACACAGGCTACCGAAATAGCCGCAGGATGATTCACAGAGCAAAACATATTGTTTTCTTTTGCACCAACAACGGCACCCCTACCAACTCCTAAAGCAATAGCTGATGCAAAATTGCCATTAGTGCTGCATATGGCGTTTCTTCAAGTACAGTTGCATATGTTGAGAATACAATTGCAGAAGATATTAAGAAAAGTGAAGCAAACTCAACAAAATCCAAGTGATGTACCTTTTATACCCCTCTGATAGTAAAGatattaagaaaaaaagaagcTCAACAAATTCCGAGAGATGTAATCTACCTTTTATCCCACTCCGATAATGCTACAAATCAATTTGAACTATCCTCTTCTTCAAGCTGCTTCCCCAATTTCCTCAATGCAAGCGAATATATAGTTTTCCTCCTGACTGATGTTTTTTCAGCCACCATTTTGACTGCCTAAAGACACATCaatataatcataatcatggtTTGTAATACCTACAAAAATTGTAACAATAAACAAGACAGAAGGGTGCTTGTAACGAGGCCCCACCCTTCTGTTATTGATTTGCTTTGTGTCCAGGCTGAATGAATATATTGATTTGCAATAGTACAGCTCGTCAGGGATCCATTTTAGTTTAATAAGAGCACAATCTTAAAAGAATATGCATGCATCAAAAATCCCTCCAATACTTTGTACAGTGTGAAAAGAGTATAACAACTAACACCAATTCACATTATTGTAATATGCCTTGCTGTTATCCCGTCAAATTCATGACACTGCATACATAtttccaaaaagaaaaaaagtagtACTCCAAAAAAGGGCTAATGATTTATACATCCTGTAATTTGCTTGTTTTTTCAATTGCAATTATATCATGTATCATAAGTATATTAATTTTGTTTGCAATTCCTTATTACAGGGCTAATATGAATATATCCTAATTTCAAATTCAATCCCTCTTACGTTATACTTAACATAAGCATTTAATTTGAAATTGCCTAATCTAACCAAATTCCCCAATATCAACCTTCTGAAGTGAGTATAAATGAGTTTATATCATTCTCTATAACATAAAAAAACTTGATTCAACATTATTTTATTCCAAACAAAACTGTCAGTACCATAGATAGACTGTGCCCGGTTGAGATCAGGTCTCTCAATTCATTCTCAAGCTGACTCTCAGATGGAGGTTCAACCAAGCTATTCATCTTGCCTTCTATCAACAGCGTGATCTCACCCTTGGGTTGGTGATCTGAAAATATTTCTTTTGCCTCCCCCAGAGTACCTCGCCAAAACTGATTAAATGAAAATAGTATCATCATCATTGGCACAGAAGGATCATACATGGGCTACTAATACTGACTGATACTGAAAATTGAAGCTACAATTTCTATTCCACTTGATATGCTATAGTTCTTAAAAGTGGGATTTGTGCTCACCCCCATGTTATTGAATTAATATTAATGTTGATCTAAACAATTTTATATATTGGTAGAAATGCATACTCCATTAGTTAAGCAACTACTAGCTTCTAGTAGATAACCACTTCAACTTCATTGGATATATCTACTGCCACAGCAATCAGCTCTAGACAAGGTGGAAGTAGTCAAGATTGACATTCTTGTGGCTTAGCTGTCATGCTTGGCTGAGTTGTTTTGAATTAAACACCACTGAGTCTTGCTAACTTCACTACAAAATATTTTCTTCTTCTATCATAACAAAGACAAGATGTGGATTGTGGAGGACCAGGATAATGAACCTAAGAGTTGAGGGGAAATACCCGTGGAACTCTATCCATGATGTCCTTAccattctttatatatatatcttaccattctttatatatatatatcctttGATGTCAAGTGAATTTTAATTCTAAGATTTGaataaaggaaaaattactttttagtccttaaaatatagcataattaacggatttgtccctctatttttaaaacCCAACACTTTCATCCATGAGATTTAATTCCATCAAAATCCAATATCTCTCCATAAAAAATTTctgttaaattaattatttatacttaCATCTAgtcaaaggaaagagaataTATATAATCCCAAAAATACTCTTGTCAATAATAAAACGgaaaaattactacttagtcTCTATGGTACGGAAAAATCCGCTAATTAGTCtctcgattttgaaaaatacattaaaacatccccaatgttttaaaaaatctactagttaGTCCATCCATGAATTTGTCATTAAGTATTTTACTATATAGTCTCTATAGTtttgaaaaacttattagttggtcacttaaattattaaaaaatttactaattagtccctccGTATCAagggtattttaaatttttttttttaataatacttaatgactaaaattaacaaaaggactaactagtagactttttaaaatgttaaagacGTTCTAATGCATCTTTCAAACGATAAGCAGTGATCGACAGCAAGTGACATCACAAAAACAATTTCtattgagttttaattttttatttttataatacttgttaagtttgaatcttgaatttatagaaatttttatttgtttgtggagattgagtttaaaattttcttccttaaattttgacggaattacaCTTCAGGGACTAAAGCATTGGATTCGAAAGATAGAGGGACAAATCTGTTAATTACGTTATATCTCATAGacgaaaaagtattttttttccttgatttttattgtatttattgagtttaaatcttgaatttattgaaatttttatttgtttgttgcaattgagtttgagattttcagtttgttattttaatttgtaaataaggttttatcgatttgattttttgagagagggacctataaatttgcaggaattaaatttcaatgAGTAAAGTGTTAGATTCTAAAATGAGTAGTTCGATCTACTAACAACATTTTTTACAGAGGGACCTATAATTTCGACAGAATAAAACTTCAGAGACTGAAGTGTTGGGTCTTAAAAATAGAAGGACGAATCCGTTAATTATGCTATACCTCAGAGAAGAAAAAGTAATTGTCCCTTTGAATAAATTATTCCAAGCATCTATGTTCAGTAGTCTAACGGACTAAAGGAATCAGCAGTGAGGAGAAGGGGGAAGGCTTAATATTAATTGATTCATCACAAATACAACAGGTAAAATGAAGCAACTTAGCTTAGGTTTTCCTGGTCAGCATGACTTCAAAATTCTTAACCATCGAATGAGCAACATAAACAGTGTAATAGGTAGCTTAAAATAAATCTAACCTCTTCATGTATTTTGGTAATTTCCCGTGCCATGACACATTGTCTGCAAAGCAACAAAATGAACTGTTACAGCCAGCCTGACAAATTATCTATCTTAATTAACTCAAGAAAGACAAGGGtggaaataaattttattatagttaAACTAGTTGTATACATGCAGCAATGCCGTAACTAATAAATTCAGAAATGTAAGTCCATCCACCTTCGAACAAGAGATAATTGAGTTGTCATCAGGTGAAAGCAAACTGTTAACCAGGCTTCAGATCAACATACGATACTAGGAATTATGTTTAAGGTTAGGCTGCTCCACTTCAACTTTTCTATGTTGCTGGCTTGCCGCAACTAAGGCTGGGTTGCTTGTTCACAACCCATATAATTGAGTTTACTTTTGTTCTTCATTAATAAACTGTTTTCAACTTATCTAGTAAGAATGTGCAATCAAATAAGGTTTATACCATTCAAAGGTTAACATATTAGACAGTATCAGATGGCAAAATGTTGCTTTCATCATGTTGCTACATATATCCTTTGGAAAAGGTCAGAACCAAGAAGAGAAATGTGCACACAAAACCTTTCTATATCAGAATCCTATGCCTTACAGGATCAGCCACCAGAAAACATCCAATACAGTATTGTAGTGTTACCTTAGGAGTTACGTATCTtgaaaactaaaaatcaaacttAGAGAACGTGGACTACATAATACACTGATAACTCAAGAGATTGTAGTCATGGACCAGTCAagcgaaatatataaaaataggaAGCATAAACCTTGAGTCACCAAAGAGGGATGAGGTCTCTTCTAGAAACTGAGAAAACTTATGAGGAGGAACATAAAATATTTGGGTTCTTGCTTCATCTGCAGAAGCCATCAACCTCTCTCTCCTTGATCTGGAATGCTTAGAAAGAAATCCAACTGCATTTAAAATGTAAGTCCTTGTAATCTTAAAGCTGTTAACAGTGTCTATTCAAAGGTGCATGTCCATACATAAATACAAGCATATCAGGCATCAAACCTACAtgcaaaaagggaaaaaaattacCAAATGTGAACTCATCTGTAGCTAAGCCTGAGGCAGAAAGAGCAGCTACTAAAGCTGAAGGTCCAGGAATAGGAATAACAGGAATATTTTCATCCACACATAACTTTGCCTGTAGCAAGATTCCAGAATATGTATTCATTAGACTCTATGTGGTAACCAAAAATGCAAGAACTAAGTTGCATGATTATAGCAAACTAAATGCAAATTTTAAGTTTTGTTCCAAAATTTTGATGAACAGGACCAGAAAATTCTGATTCGTTATATTATTTCAAGAACATTTAAAGGAACTGAAACAAAAGATTATATTTATGCTGCAAAGAACTTAATTTCAGTCATTTGAATATGAAAACTTTCAAATGGAGATACTGTTTCTGAACAACTAGTGTCCAAGGGATCAAAAAGTTCCAATCAAAATTTGGATAGGTTTCATATTCATCAATTAGAAACATGCGGGCAAACCATCAAAGACTTACATCCAAGCTCATGGGATTTCAAATTTTAGATGGACGTTCCAGAAACCAGAAAGGATAGCTATTTAATCCTTGATTCAGTTAAGAACACAAACAAAATATACAATCTGCTTACCAATTCTGCACCAGGATCACTAATGCCTGGCATCCCTGCATCACTGATCAGAGCCACAATCTCACCCTGTTTTAACCTCTTTAACACCGTCAATTCTCGTTGAGACTCATTGAATTTGTGATAACTCAGCTGAAATCTAAAGGCACAATTAGAACTAACAAAATGCAAAGCACAGATTAGAAAACGATAATTGAAGACAAAACAAGGCTGCAACAAACTCACAAGAGGAGTTCTAATATTGTAATACTGAAGTAACTTCCCCGAATGCCTTGTGTCTTCTGAAAGTATCACATGCGCAGATTTTAATACACGGAGAGCCCTGCAATGATGAAATGCTTCCTGTGTTGCTCATACACAAATTTTGCAAttgaagaaaaaggaaagaaagcagcaataaattaattttccaaTTGAGCAAGCACCTCAAGGTGATATCTTCAAGGTTTCCAATCGGAGTTCCTACTAAATATAAACCAGGTTTCAAAGGTCCCTGCAAATGCAACAATAATCATATGCCATGAAAATGAAGGTAGAAGTGGtaagatgccaaaggcccaattTCTAAAGCTAATGTTATAAGAAGGTCATCATCTTACACGTTTTGACGAGTCTTCGGAGATTGAACCTGTGAGTTCGGGAGAAATTTGAGAGCTATAACAGAAGGAAAGCGGGGCAATTCTAGGGGAGGCGGAGACTGATTTCAGGGAAATAAGGTCAGTTTGCGTCCGGAAGAAGGTGAAAGGTGGATGCCGCCATGAAAGAGCCGTAGTGAGCGATATCATCATCACAGGTAACCGTCGTATCAGCATTTGCACGGCTTCTATTGAGGAAGCAAGAGCAACCCGAGTACTTGGCGGCAAGCAACGCCGTATGCGTGTCTGGTTTAGAGGAAGCTGGAAAGGCGGAGGCAAATCAACCCATCAATCACCTCTATCATACGAcatgaaataagagaaaatttcTTTGTCGTTTAAGGTCACGGAAGcggaaaatcaaaattaaaaatgaactgTGTTGAACATTTTAAATGAGTACAAGGGTGAAATTAAATATCAACTCTTTCTAtt
The sequence above is a segment of the Manihot esculenta cultivar AM560-2 chromosome 5, M.esculenta_v8, whole genome shotgun sequence genome. Coding sequences within it:
- the LOC110616142 gene encoding cytokinin dehydrogenase 5 isoform X1 — protein: MEINKLLLTFAICRLIVTVGLTVDPAELLRLGVDGQLSVDPSDVEIASVDFGLLSRAEPMAVLHPASAEDIARLVRSAYNSATGFTVSARGHGHSINGQAQTSSGVVIEMSRRRSRGSQLGFGNPNPPQVSVKEMHADVWGGELWIDVLRSTLEYGLAPKSWTDYLYLSVGGTLSNAGISGQAFNHGPQISNVHELDVVTGKGEILTCSEDENSELFHAVLGGLGQFGIITRARISLEPAPQRVRWIRVLYSSFSSFARDQEYLISLYGNPPTQKFDYVEGFVIVEEGLINNWRSSFFSPRNPVKISSIAADGGVLYCLEITKNYHQSNVDTIDQEVESLLKKLNFIPSSVFTTDLPYVDFLDRVHDAELKLRSKGLWDVPHPWLNLFVPKSRIADFDKGVFKGILDNKTSGPILIYPMNTNKWDQRSSAVTPDEDVFYLVAFLRSALDNGEETQTLEYLSNQNRQILRFCDDAGIKVKQYLPHYTTQQQWVDHFGDKWSQFYKKKMEFDPRRILATGQRIFTPSFLASSSSSANVAPW
- the LOC110616143 gene encoding ribosomal RNA small subunit methyltransferase I; translated protein: MLIRRLPVMMISLTTALSWRHPPFTFFRTQTDLISLKSVSASPRIAPLSFCYSSQISPELTGSISEDSSKRGPLKPGLYLVGTPIGNLEDITLRALRVLKSAHVILSEDTRHSGKLLQYYNIRTPLLSYHKFNESQRELTVLKRLKQGEIVALISDAGMPGISDPGAELAKLCVDENIPVIPIPGPSALVAALSASGLATDEFTFVGFLSKHSRSRRERLMASADEARTQIFYVPPHKFSQFLEETSSLFGDSRQCVMAREITKIHEEFWRGTLGEAKEIFSDHQPKGEITLLIEGKMNSLVEPPSESQLENELRDLISTGHSLSMAVKMVAEKTSVRRKTIYSLALRKLGKQLEEEDSSN
- the LOC110616142 gene encoding cytokinin dehydrogenase 5 isoform X2 codes for the protein MEINKLLLTFAICRLIVTVGLTVDPAELLRLGVDGQLSVDPSDVEIASVDFGLLSRAEPMAVLHPASAEDIARLVRSAYNSATGFTVSARGHGHSINGQAQTSSGVVIEMSRRRSRGSQLGFGNPNPPQVSVKEMHADVWGGELWIDVLRSTLEYGLAPKSWTDYLYLSVGGTLSNAGISGQAFNHGPQISNVHELDVVTGKGEILTCSEDENSELFHAVLGGLGQFGIITRARISLEPAPQRVRWIRVLYSSFSSFARDQEYLISLYGNPPTQKFDYVEGFVIVEEGLINNWRSSFFSPRNPVKISSIAADGGVLYCLEITKNYHQSNVDTIDQEVESLLKKLNFIPSSVFTTDLPYVDFLDRVHDAELKLRSKGLWDVPHPWLNLFVPKSRIADFDKGVFKGILDNKTSGPILIYPMNTNNLRRCNELMVIKQELTGLLILLVIKLIINEAAFSLRDPL